One Bacillota bacterium DNA segment encodes these proteins:
- a CDS encoding ATP-binding cassette domain-containing protein — translation MGNARPFDFGFSPFVHTGRYELGVVPLAVFQSEDLTYRYPETEHPALRDINLVVDEGEFLLIAGESASGKSTLARALAGLIPHFYGGRLDGSLTYRGTEISSMKRGQLAREVGIVFQDPEKQLVATGVEAELAFGPENLGLPPEEIGRRLAEVMTFLNLTAVKNADTACLSGGQKQRVALAAVLAMQPKVLILDEPTSQLDPVAAEELLGFLKRLNEDTGLTVILVEQRLERCFHLVNRVVYLEKGTIAFDGSPGETARRLAEKGLPCIPPVARFWAMAGFSPVPVTVKEGRDMLRRILPDRQNGERSRTPHPPTAGADTDNSRRKAPEKTPEVEPQELYVSLEKVWFTYPDGTEALKDIKLNVAPGEFLAVLGPNGAGKSTLLRVMAGLLKPGRGRIAGPWDNNATKTGPKAMNTAYLSQNPNDYLLRDTVEDELLFTLRNFRLPDDGVVDRVLAELRLEPHRRAHPRDLSGGERQRVALASMLVAGPRLLLLDEPTRGMDYRLKSDLGQMLRRRAAAGAGVALVTHDVEFVAQYAARVALLFDGRIVRSGPISTVLSDSLFYSTQISKLSKGFAQGLLTPEDALKEWGPYLNKGP, via the coding sequence GTGGGAAACGCCCGCCCTTTTGATTTTGGCTTTTCTCCTTTTGTCCATACCGGCCGTTATGAACTGGGGGTGGTCCCGCTGGCCGTATTTCAGAGCGAAGATTTAACCTACCGTTATCCTGAAACCGAGCATCCGGCGCTGCGGGATATCAACCTTGTTGTCGATGAGGGAGAATTCCTGCTCATCGCGGGAGAATCGGCCTCCGGGAAATCGACACTGGCCCGGGCACTGGCGGGTCTTATCCCCCATTTTTACGGGGGAAGGCTCGACGGCAGTCTGACCTACCGGGGAACGGAAATATCCTCGATGAAAAGAGGGCAGTTGGCCAGGGAGGTCGGCATCGTTTTTCAGGACCCGGAAAAGCAGCTGGTGGCGACCGGCGTGGAGGCGGAACTTGCCTTCGGACCGGAAAACCTGGGCCTGCCGCCGGAAGAAATCGGCCGCCGGCTGGCGGAGGTTATGACCTTTTTAAACCTGACCGCCGTAAAAAACGCCGACACCGCGTGTCTTTCGGGCGGGCAAAAGCAACGGGTGGCCCTGGCCGCCGTCCTGGCGATGCAGCCGAAGGTGTTGATTCTCGACGAGCCCACCTCTCAACTGGACCCCGTCGCAGCCGAAGAGCTGCTCGGGTTCCTTAAGCGGCTTAACGAAGATACGGGTCTCACCGTAATTCTTGTGGAACAGCGCCTGGAGCGGTGCTTTCATCTCGTTAACCGCGTCGTTTACCTGGAGAAAGGGACGATTGCCTTCGACGGTTCTCCCGGAGAAACAGCCCGCCGGCTTGCGGAAAAGGGGCTGCCCTGCATACCCCCCGTTGCCCGTTTCTGGGCCATGGCCGGATTTTCACCGGTGCCCGTGACGGTTAAGGAAGGAAGGGACATGCTGCGCCGGATTTTGCCGGACCGGCAAAACGGTGAGAGGTCCCGCACGCCTCACCCCCCAACCGCCGGAGCGGACACGGACAACAGCCGTCGGAAAGCACCTGAAAAGACCCCCGAAGTCGAACCGCAAGAATTGTATGTATCCCTCGAAAAGGTATGGTTCACCTACCCCGACGGCACGGAGGCGCTCAAGGACATTAAGCTGAACGTCGCACCGGGTGAATTTCTGGCCGTTCTGGGACCGAACGGGGCGGGAAAATCAACGCTTCTGCGCGTTATGGCCGGGCTTCTGAAGCCGGGGCGCGGGCGGATAGCGGGGCCGTGGGACAATAACGCTACGAAAACCGGGCCGAAGGCGATGAACACAGCCTACCTGTCCCAGAATCCGAACGATTACCTGTTGCGCGATACGGTAGAAGATGAGCTGCTGTTTACCCTGCGCAACTTCAGACTCCCCGACGACGGTGTCGTCGACCGGGTTCTGGCGGAGCTGCGCCTGGAACCGCACCGCCGGGCACATCCGAGAGACCTGAGCGGCGGCGAGCGCCAGCGGGTGGCCCTCGCTTCCATGCTCGTGGCCGGGCCGCGGCTCCTTCTGCTCGACGAACCGACCCGGGGTATGGATTACCGGTTAAAAAGCGACCTGGGACAAATGCTGCGGCGGCGGGCCGCGGCGGGAGCGGGTGTGGCGCTGGTCACCCACGACGTGGAATTCGTCGCGCAGTACGCCGCCCGGGTGGCTTTGCTCTTCGACGGGCGGATCGTGCGCAGCGGCCCTATATCAACAGTTTTAAGTGATTCTCTTTTTTACTCCACGCAGATCAGTAAGCTGAGCAAGGGGTTCGCGCAAGGTCTCCTTACACCGGAGGACGCCTTGAAAGAATGGGGACCCTATCTCAACAAGGGGCCATAG